The sequence CATCCACCTTGTTTCCACAAAGAACAATTGGAATGTTTTCACAGACCCTGAAGATTATGCAACAGAAagtaataaaaatgtatttaaataaatcagcttgacaaaaagaaatgaaattaatagaTCATGAACAAAGAACTCAACACACCTGCAAAGATCCCTGTGCCATGTAGGGACATTCTTGTATGTCAACCGAGCAGTGACATCAAACATGATGATAGCACAATTACCATGGATGCTGCACCATAAATTCAATTGCAAAGCAGTTAGCGACTCCAAGATAGCAAGAAACAAAATTACAGAAGGATATGGGCCAGGATCAGGAAATAAAAAAGCACACCATCCAAAGATAAAGGATGTTAAAATCCAGAATACACCTTCAAGGCATATAAACTAGTCCATTAATCACGCTTTAATTTAACATAATCAATTCACTCAAGAAACAGCCAAAATCTAACGGCTGTAAACAGAAATGTATTCAGATATTCAATTGCTCACAAAACAACAAAGTGAGACTAGGAAATCATGCAGAATCTGTTAACAACCAAGATCCTAAAACCTACTAAACAACTATTACACAAGCAATAGTCTTGTAGACAAATCccccatataaataaaattgatcacAAACAACCTTTGCactcttcatgtttttcataaaataacatCTCACAATCTATGAAACACAAGCAGTAATCTTGTAGACAAATCCCCCATATAAATGAAATTGacccaaaaacttttttttgcaGTCTTCATGTTTTCCATAAAATAACATCTCGCAATCAGCACATAAAATTTCACATAGAATATCAAGAAGGATAAAATCTTACAATAAATCACTTACTAGTATCCATCTCGAAGACCACCAAACTTCTCTTGACCAGCTGTATCCCAGCAATAGAATCTAATTTTGCCACAGTTAGTGAAGAAATCCAAGGGGTGCACTTCCACACCGATAGTTGCTGTATTCATCACAAAAACATCAACCAAtcaatcaacaaaaaagaactaaaacatAAGattattcaacaataacaaacaaaatacatattaactTACGCTCGTATTTCTTCTCGAACTCTCCGGTAAGATGCCTCTTAACGAATGTGGTCTTtcctaaaattcaaaacaacccAGATGCCAGTCagaacccaaaacaaaatgaacattaaaaatcaaaactccaAAATAACAATTTTCACAAACAAACATTCTCTTCATGTTATCAAATACCCAGAAgctaaaaaccaaaaaccatgCTTTATATCGAGAAAATCAAAACCCCAAATTGCAGACAACtgaaaaattcaatcttttaatgaaaaagacaactttcctttagaaaaaaaaatcaaaatgccaaAGAAAATCACTACAAATCaacacaaaacacaaaaaccagATAAAAAAACCCGAGAAATATTTAACCGCACAGAGCTTTGACGAAGATAAATTTATACCTGTACCACCATCACCAACAATTACAAGCTTGAAGCTTGGATAATCAACAGTTTGCTGGTTCGGCAAAGCCTAAAAATAGCCAAAACCCAATAAATAATATCAGTAACAAATCAATAAGATAGCGAGTGATTGCAATTAGATCTAATTAAAGAAATGAACGATGAACACTCACcattttgggttaatttttcaaaatagcgAAGCTCGAGAGACTGAAAGAGAGATTAAAGAGGCTGttcttaaaatgattttatagagAGAGGTTTCAAGAAGATCTTGTGCGGTAAGGTTCAGGGAATTGGAAGATCTGGAACGTTGATGAACGTGGGCTTCGTTACGTGGAGGGTGGATATTTATCCAAAGAATGACGTGTGTGTAGAGGATGGAAGCTATGTaggttttcaaaattcaaactgGTTCAGGTGGCTTAAGTTTGACGCACGAATCTAGACCGTCCGATTTTTGAGTGAGAATCTAGGGTTTGATCGCTTGACGTGTGGGTCGTGTCTTGGAATTATGCTTATTgtgttcagatttttttttagttttagatgcgataaattaataattttaattaaataatattttgatatttaatggATAATCGAACTTGGaatgaatatattaaattattataacctaaagataacatattttatcccatttaatatataaattaataattttttatatatcaaattatatatatacacgacacaattaaaagatttttataaatataactccaacattactttattttttcttttaaatgatatCTATCTCATTTCTGAACTTCTTTAATGTATGGTAAGTTctggtataattttttttattgttagagaaaattatatgatatgatttttgttaTAAGTGTATCTTTGTATTGTTGGGTTTTCTAAACACATACACATAatgaaaatgattaatttaaatttttttcaagagtcCCAAAAATCCCTTTAGAtagatttaaagttttttagagCTTATGTGAATATTACCTAAAGATAAGAtgttctttttggttttgaatatttgttttaaggCTAGGTTGTtgcaaataataaattatccaaGTGTTTGGTCTCCAATTATAATTTACACGAACCACCaatgagaaattttttaaactCTTTTATGGGAAATGGATTGTTATACCTTAAAgtactatctttttttctttttattttatattttcacgtATTGTACTTTTCTCAccttcacttaaaaaataataggaataacattctatttatagataaacctaaaaaaccttatacatgaaaaaaatgttaatttgctccgtaaataatattacatatattattttaggataatttgagaaatttattcaatcaaatcccTACTTAATTCTAGGTCTAGATTTGTAATCCCTtgtattaattacattatagttctcaatttataaaatttatttacaatcaagtcacacttgattaattatcataattaaatttttttatcaatgatttttatgtGTGTAACCCATCAAGTTCCTTGATAAGTtggataaaatataaataataatcctaaataaaataagattaaataaattaaacaagttaatttattatcaattcaataattgattgacttatatttgaagatcaagtataaTGTCTAGTAACCTATTATGATCTCTccaatattagaaaagtcataagtggtttgacttgACTTTTCAGTTACTAGTTTctcaatgtaattattatccttTCATTAAGAATATTTCGATTGAGATATTATATCATGTAATATGTTTGTTTTGTCAAATCATGTTAGTTATCAACATtatagttattgatttttttagtaagattttgaaacttttttcaaaacttattcCACATTGGCTAAAGATTTTACAATCGATATTACTTGAGAATAGatggaatattttttctaattcacatATGATGATAAATCCTCTCTTGATTACTCAATtaccttcatatagtttatattatatcaaatatttgtttgtttgttaccTTTATTTAGAACAACATGTAGATCAGGATTCAAAGCACAACACTTCTTATATAAGTgcaattgtattaaaaaaaaaaacacatatataaaGTGTAGCTTCTTCCTTCTATGTCATAGAAAATCATGGCATATTATATCCACAAcatataaaactaatttaaaaattttagtaaaaGCATGGATTGCTTTATTCATTAACTTTGATTTCTTATCCAAGAACTCACCATACACAAATGTATATAAGTTACAAAATAGGATATAAACATctaattatattgtattttgttaatttgaggtcTCGTCCTTCCCACCAATAAGGACCTAGTATGGATTAAAAAAGTCTTGAATTATAGTTCTCATGCTAATAAATGTTAAGTTTGAAAGGATCTAAAAGTAAATGGATTTACTAGTTTCTCTACAAAGATTTTCACTTTCAAGATTTACTTCAAACTCAAGAAGGTTTCCTTGAGATCACCCATATACTTTTGAAGGATATAATGTTAATGAGGGTTATTATGATTAGAGGGACAAGGTTGTTAGGAGATGTGAGAGAGTTGAGGAAGATAAAGAATAACACTATGAGAGAGTGGATAGTGATAATGGTAATAATGATGAAGATAAGGGAGATGATGTTAATCCAAGAGGATTAGGTGATGAGGGAGACAATTGTAATGTTAGAGATTCAGAGGATTGAGATAACGTCCCATCAATCCACGATTCAACATCTTCTTCATTGCATCATGAGCAAAGGGTTCAAAAAGAGGGTTTTGACAAATAAAAGAtccaattacaaaaaaaaaaaaaaaaaaaaagagcttcatTTATATGGAACAACAGagtaaattgaaatttataaggttattatgctttataattattttttaagcttcattattataatgaatctttgtcatttttttaaagcttCAATAACTTATCGTGTGAGTGTGAGATCGAACTTATTTTGaggttaaattttaaagaagcaTAACATAATTGGGAAAGAGTTGACTCAACTTATAGGGATGAACTATTTAAAGAGTTTAAGGTATGGAATTAtacatttgtattttaattttagatatatttGTGTGTTAATGAAATCAACTAGCATTGTAGAATTGCACATATGTAAGAGGCAACTATTTTGGCAGGAGGATGCAAAAATCTATATGTGATGAAAATAGGATATTGTAATGCCATAAAGAAACATGAGACTTAAGACTTAAGATTTAAGAAGTAGTATGTTTGAACTTTCATTATTTGTTCCCATGTACTCTAGAGATTTAAAACGTGATTGCCTTTTGCTTTGGTGATGCGTTTCTTATTAATACATGTAACACTTGTTAATGACATTTCTTTGTAAAGATATGAGTTAAGTCACCATGAAAGTTCTATAATTGTTTGAATCTGAGATTCGTATAGGGCGTCATTACTTGTAATTAGATTACATGACCGTGAACCAATGTCATTCTTTTggttcatgatttttctttggtTCTTAGCGAGCATTTTTCTTCCGAGACTTTTGTTTGGTGTAAGGTTGAATATTAAGCGATGGTGTATTAATAGAGTTCTTAGTTTGcgtaatttttcattttaatgacCTTGGTTCATTGTGTCaactcatatatataaaaaaaatattacaataataagAATATAAGACAAATTAAATTCCATTTTATGATGTAGTTAAGAAGTTAtgattttaactattttttgttcatttttttagcTACTGGTTGTCTATACATTGTAATTATAGAGGTTAGTTAACAACtttgttgagtttttttggtagaaaaattatacatttttCAAGGATGATGAATTAATTGTTTGTAAGATTTGGGAAGATAAGACTAGAATTGCTTTGAACCAGCAATTGACTCGAGCTCGTAATAGAGCTATGTCagacaaaaatatcataaatatcatGGATTGCATAATGATtggaatcaaataattaaagatatttgGTCAACCCCTGAATTTCAAAAGAGATCAAAATCTGTAAGGAATAATCGACTAActaaaacaaatgataaattaagCATTTATTTTGAAGGTACAGTGTCATTTATATCATATCGAGCTagcatgataataaaaaaaatttatttgttacaatggacttcaaaattttatatttatattttctaatatattttttttgttaataacaaGTGGAAAAAGAACCTTTTATAGGATGATGTATTTTTGATGTTGCATTAGAGGGCCAAACAGCCTGAAACCTTCATAGATAACaagtttaaaaaagttattgtaagtattttttatataatttaattattatttaaaattaaaatgaatttgttattatttttaatttgaatgtaggagaattacaaaaatagaagaagaagatgatttgAAGTTATGAAACTGATCATGAAAATCATCTTTTATTTGATGGAGCAACTTGGTTTGTGGCTATAAAAAGAGTTATAAAAGGTAGATATATTGTGCACCTGGTATGCCAAAATCCATGGTTAGTACGAGTGCTTCATCACAATCCTAAATGATGGAGTCATCTCCTTCAAGTTCATCAATTCAGGCATTGaaagagcaaataaaaaaaaaagatggtcaTATTTTATCACTACAATAGGAGATGacttctatataaaaaaaataattcttagtAGCATAGGATACTAAGCTTGGGCATCAAATATGAACCAAGATATGTCGACACCTATGACTTCATCTATACCATCACATGTGGCTCCATAGATGACGATACGTATGTACCTCCTATCTAATCCAGTAAATCGACCTAGATCTCGACCCCTATATATGGATCCCACCTTATAATGATCAGtattgttttggtttgtttccaCCATCACTTTAACCACTACttctataataaaacatatttattaaattgtaaCTTATCTATATTGATGTAAGTTTAATAGGactttgaaatttattatgatatttatttttatttgacttattattgttgataaaataatttctagtgttaatttatgttctttatatatttttttataatttttgaattatccacaaataattataagaaattcaataaatgagaaaaaaatcatattttaaaaaataattattgaacaaataaacaataaatttttcataGCTAATTAAAAACGGATCAACAATGTAATATATGTTGTTGATTAGCAATAGAATATctatttttgatttataaaattagcaaccaaatttcaacaacaaataaattatcgctaaaaaaatcagcaaataattatatgttgttaaaaaattaacatttattatttgtattgacATTATGTGttgttaatttcattattaatttttatcagcaacttattttagtttcatcttAGCAGTTACTAATGGACTCCTTTTTTAGCAGTGTTATTTTCTGTAGAATATTCATGGGCTGAGAATTCATCTTTTGAACCTTGCAAGGCCTGAATCGAATCCCTAAACTCCACACTGTTCTGTATATTCCATTATCATACACTGATGTTTCAGGATTCTATAAGAACATCGCCTGTCAAAAACACCCACAATCAGACTTCACACATCCTCCGTTAACGCTGGAAACctcacaaacacacacaaaaaaaccctagaaTTCAATTCAAACCCAGCTCCTAGTAACCAGGTTATATCCCAAAGAATTAGGAAGCCAATCACGTTAATCAACATCCTCATCCTAAACGCCACCATGGCCACCCAAGCATCCTCAAGCAGCCGCAGCATCCACCATGGCCACCCAAGCATTCTGAAGCAGCTGCAGCATCCACCATGGCCAGCAATGCCCTCGTCAAGATTTCCAACTGTCGAAACAAGTTGTAAGCCCGTTTCCCTTTACTAGGTTATTGAGATTGAAGCTTTGGATCACTCTCAAGAAGCAAGCTCATTTCCCATTTCAATTCTTTGTTTAATGAAATGTTCAATTCAAACCCAGCTCCTAGTAACCAGGTTATATCCCAAAGAATTAGGAAACCAATCACGTTAATCAACATCCTCATCCTAAACGCCACCATGGCCACCCAAGCATCCTCAAGCAGCCGCAGCATCCACCATGGCCACCCAAGCATGCTGAAGCAGCTGCAGCATCCACCATGGCCAGCAATGCCCTCGTCAAGATTTCCAACTGTCGAAACAAGTTGTAAGCCCGTTTCCCTTTACTAGGTTATTGAGATTGAAGCTTTGGATCACTCTCAAGAAGCAAGCTTATTTCCCATTTCAATTCTTTGTTTAATGAAATGTTCAATGGACCTTGAATTTTCTCGTTAAATCTCCATCTTATGTAACTATATGCTAATGCAGGCTGCCAGCTacttagttttttgtttttcatcatgtttttgtaagggaaaaaaatcaaataaagagagaaagctTTCCATCATTGAACTAGCAAAAAAACCCAACCTTAGCTTATCCAATTAGTGTctgtgtttttgttaattttttttttatatataattttggatagttttaatattaaaaataaattttaaaaataaaaaaattattttaatatatttttaaataaaaaatactttaaaaaataaacattatctCCGTTTACACTTAAAaactaactaattttttttttttaattttttttaatgcattcatAAGTAAATAACCCACTATTcttaaaaacatatcaaatgaGTCTGTTTTCATTAGCTGAGCATACATAAGAATCAACtctatttcacttttttttttttaaataatttttaaaggaaaatatattattttaatatctttttatttttaatattaatatattaaaatcatgaaaaataggTAAAAacgataatttattattttttaaaattaaaaataatttaaaaattactttgaaaaaaagtCATGTCAAACGGGCAAAATGTGAAGCTGAACAACACCTATGGTTCAGCATCGTTAGCGGCAGCTTGAAGCCAAGTTATAATCTCCACTCCATCGATCAACACCGTCTAAAAAGAGCCCCCAAATACCAACGTCCCAGATCTTTCTACTCTCTCCTCCTTACAAAAAAGCCCCTTTAGCCCTCACAAGAAGccttcaaaaattcaaatccaaTAGTAGTAGTAGCGGTAGCTCTCTCTGTTTCAATTCCAAGTCTTAAAACTCAAATGGTGAGCAAGTAAAGCCCATGTTTTCACTTCTCATTTTCTATATTGCAATAATCTCaagatttcatttttattttctttttgatgatatttttttgggtaattGGTGTAGGCTTTGCCGAATCAGCAAACTGTTGATTATCCAAGCTTCAAGCTTGTGATTGTTGGCGATGGTGGTACAGGTATGTATGTATATCTCTTTTGAGATTCTGTTTTGGTtaaatttgtcattttttttgtgatttttgaagTTTGTTGATCTGGATTAGTTGATTTGTATTGATTCTTGGTGTTTTTTGgacttggttttgattttcttcttctgggTAGAAGATGAGATATATTTGTGAAAAAGGGAATTTgggttttgattcttttttattaaagaatatgggtatttgaaaaagaaaaacaaatttgttttgtggGAAGGGATTCagggttttggtttttgatgggtttttggATTTAgggtgttgatttttttttattttattaagagcATGGgggttttttgatttttggcTTCTGGATGTTTGCTCAATGCAGGGAAAACAACATTTGTGAAAAGGCATCTGACTGGCGAGTTCGAGAAGAAATATGAGCGTGAGTTTTaacttttgttattttgattgattCTTGTGTGCTTGTCTTAGTTGGTTTTGTAGTGCGctagtta is a genomic window of Populus alba chromosome 18, ASM523922v2, whole genome shotgun sequence containing:
- the LOC118051204 gene encoding GTP-binding nuclear protein Ran-3, whose product is MALPNQQTVDYPSFKLVIVGDGGTGKTTFVKRHLTGEFEKKYEPTIGVEVHPLDFFTNCGKIRFYCWDTAGQEKFGGLRDGYYIHGNCAIIMFDVTARLTYKNVPTWHRDLCRVCENIPIVLCGNKVDVKNRQVKAKQVTFHRKKNLQYYEISAKSNYNFEKPFLYLARKLAGDPNLHFVETPALAPPEVPIDLVAQAHHEAELAAAASQPLPDDDDDAFE